The Helicobacter fennelliae nucleotide sequence TTTAAATAAATTCACATCAAAGGATAAAAATGAAAGAAACACTCAAAGTCAATGGAATGAATTGCGCGCATTGCGAAAACAAAATCAAAACTTTTGTCAATGAACTCAAAGGCGTGAAAAACACTGAAGTGTCTTTAAGCACAAAAGAAGTCAGCGTAGAGTTTGAAAGCCCTGCGACATTAGAGCAAATCAAAGAAGCGATTTTAGATTCTGGATTTGAAGTTTGCTAAGTGAGGTTTGAGCTTGAAAAGTTTTTATAAACGATTTTATCCATACATCAAAGATTATTATCTTTTTTTCTTTTTTGTCGTGCTTGCAAGCGGGCTTACTGCCGGCTGCACAGCGTATTCTGCATATCTTGTGAAGCCTGTTTTAGATGATATTTTTGTCAATAAAAACGACTTTATGCTTAAACTCCTGCCATTGCTTTTGGTCGGCGCATACTTTGGCAAAAGCTTAGGCACATACGCGCAAAACTATTTTGTCAATTATATTGGACTAGATATTGTTCGTCGCATTCGAGAAGATGTATTGTGTCACATGCTAAGCCTGGATTTAGAGTTTTTCAACAAAATGCGTAAAGGCGAGCTTATCGCAAGGATTACTAATGATATAGGCTTGGTGCGTGCGGCAGTGTCAAATTATTTTGCAGAATTTATACGAGAAGCTTTAACTGTGATCGCCCTGCTTTGTGTTGTTATCGTGCATAATCCAAGACTCGCGCTTTTTTCTCTTATTGTCGTGCCACTTGGCGTTGTGCCGATTGTAATGATTATCAAATACCTCAAAAAAATCTCTCATAAAACGCAAGCAAAAAATTCAGATATTACTGCCAAAC carries:
- a CDS encoding copper ion binding protein, translated to MKETLKVNGMNCAHCENKIKTFVNELKGVKNTEVSLSTKEVSVEFESPATLEQIKEAILDSGFEVC